One window of Steroidobacteraceae bacterium genomic DNA carries:
- a CDS encoding PadR family transcriptional regulator, whose protein sequence is MKAEILILGALHREPMHPYEIKRRLTNAMVECFTDVDVGTLYYAVRQLSRSGLIESTRRQKVRRGGVRTIYRITTAGRARFQGLLREQWLAPGAVADTLYIPLLFLHLIDAQSVQDLLDAKVARQQIACRELLEVRKRFAPQLGTGGNHLLKHLHAQRRLDLRWLKELRAEITERGIRDLTKLPAAPNN, encoded by the coding sequence TTGAAAGCCGAAATACTCATCCTGGGGGCACTGCATCGCGAACCGATGCACCCTTACGAAATCAAGCGACGATTGACCAATGCCATGGTCGAGTGCTTTACGGATGTCGATGTCGGGACGCTGTATTACGCGGTGCGTCAACTCAGCCGGTCGGGTCTCATCGAGTCCACCCGCCGGCAGAAGGTACGCCGCGGCGGCGTACGTACGATTTATCGCATTACGACCGCCGGCCGGGCGAGGTTCCAGGGACTATTGCGGGAACAATGGCTGGCGCCGGGCGCCGTGGCTGATACGCTCTACATTCCATTGCTGTTCCTGCATCTCATCGATGCGCAGTCGGTGCAGGATTTGCTCGACGCCAAAGTTGCGCGCCAGCAGATCGCGTGCAGGGAATTGCTGGAAGTTCGTAAACGATTTGCGCCGCAGCTTGGCACGGGCGGGAACCACCTGCTGAAGCACCTGCATGCGCAGCGACGACTCGATCTACGCTGGCTGAAAGAGCTACGGGCGGAGATAACCGAACGCGGCATCCGGGACCTCACCAAACTGCCCGCCGCGCCGAACAATTGA
- a CDS encoding alpha/beta hydrolase: protein MHSQFNIFFSIAILPAGYPILPRVAIDSLYPAQSDHEVAAVANRNDLVTRRAPMKTYWILSLLVCLADVAHSADVMWSPPPAPDKSEHYVFYLHGLILENAGPRPVSPEFGVYDYPAILDALQGPDTKIIAAQRASGTGSFEFAGRVVGQIQTLLAAGVPPGNITVVGFSKGGAITLYISSFLRQPDVRYVILAGCGDWLSELPQLRLTGKVLSIIEASDTLASSCAALAKRAPEPQAFNEIVLSTGKGHGTFFVPRPVWVNPTREWIAYKSLASP, encoded by the coding sequence GTGCACAGCCAATTCAATATCTTCTTTTCAATTGCAATACTCCCGGCGGGATACCCAATTCTGCCCCGAGTGGCGATTGACTCACTCTATCCAGCGCAATCGGACCATGAGGTTGCAGCGGTGGCTAATCGAAACGACCTGGTAACAAGGAGGGCCCCCATGAAGACTTACTGGATTTTGTCCCTGTTGGTCTGCCTTGCAGATGTGGCTCACAGTGCAGATGTGATGTGGTCGCCACCACCTGCTCCGGACAAATCGGAGCATTACGTTTTCTACCTGCACGGTCTCATACTGGAGAACGCGGGCCCCAGGCCTGTAAGCCCGGAATTCGGAGTATACGACTACCCGGCCATACTCGATGCGCTGCAAGGGCCCGATACAAAGATAATCGCGGCCCAGCGGGCATCCGGCACCGGATCGTTTGAGTTTGCAGGCCGCGTTGTCGGGCAGATCCAGACATTACTCGCCGCGGGCGTGCCGCCCGGCAATATTACCGTCGTTGGATTCTCAAAGGGCGGTGCTATCACGCTGTACATCTCGAGTTTCCTGCGACAGCCCGATGTGCGCTATGTGATTCTTGCCGGCTGCGGTGATTGGTTAAGCGAGCTGCCGCAGTTACGCCTGACGGGAAAAGTGTTGTCGATTATCGAGGCCAGCGACACGCTCGCAAGCAGTTGCGCTGCGCTTGCCAAGCGCGCACCGGAACCGCAGGCGTTCAACGAAATAGTTCTGTCCACGGGCAAAGGACACGGCACATTCTTTGTACCGCGCCCGGTTTGGGTCAACCCAACGCGGGAATGGATCGCGTACAAGTCGCTTGCGTCTCCCTAG
- a CDS encoding helix-turn-helix domain-containing protein has product MRDDDRVFKALADRSRRVLLDTLFRRDGQTLLELESRLEMTRFGVMKHLRVLEAAGLITTRRNGREKLHFMNAVPIRQLHDRWIDKYMEGHVSDLVDLKRRLEKPK; this is encoded by the coding sequence ATGCGGGACGACGACCGCGTATTCAAAGCTTTGGCTGACCGATCAAGGCGAGTGCTACTCGATACCCTGTTTCGCCGCGATGGACAGACTCTCTTGGAATTGGAGAGTCGACTGGAAATGACGCGTTTTGGCGTGATGAAACATCTGCGCGTCCTGGAGGCTGCGGGACTGATCACGACGCGACGCAACGGCCGCGAGAAACTTCACTTTATGAACGCCGTACCAATTCGCCAACTACACGATCGCTGGATTGACAAGTACATGGAAGGCCACGTATCGGACCTGGTCGACCTCAAGCGCAGATTGGAGAAACCAAAATGA
- a CDS encoding SRPBCC domain-containing protein, which yields MTKPLSNAANARAFEIYIRASAQAIWDAITSPDWTARYGHRALHYYELRAGGRFTAKANDGMKAIGLPEIIIDGEVLEADAPRQLVQTFRFLFTEANRSEGYAKLTWTIEPKAGGFCRLAIFHEFGTGDMPLMESAITSPFNDHAGGGWNWILSDLKSVLETGHALVA from the coding sequence ATGACCAAACCACTCTCGAATGCCGCTAACGCCCGAGCTTTCGAAATTTATATCCGGGCATCTGCCCAGGCGATCTGGGACGCTATCACCTCGCCCGACTGGACCGCACGTTATGGACATCGTGCCCTGCACTACTACGAACTTCGCGCGGGCGGACGATTCACCGCGAAAGCAAATGACGGCATGAAGGCGATCGGACTACCCGAAATCATCATCGACGGCGAAGTTCTTGAAGCCGATGCGCCACGGCAGCTCGTGCAGACATTCAGATTTCTGTTCACGGAGGCCAATCGCTCCGAGGGCTACGCAAAACTCACATGGACTATCGAACCCAAAGCCGGCGGGTTTTGTCGCCTTGCAATATTCCATGAGTTCGGCACAGGCGACATGCCGCTAATGGAGTCGGCAATCACGAGTCCGTTTAACGACCACGCGGGTGGCGGCTGGAATTGGATCCTGAGCGATTTGAAATCCGTTCTGGAAACCGGTCATGCGTTGGTTGCCTGA
- a CDS encoding DoxX family protein, with protein MAHEQSIAFTRAGYILTGLSAIFFLMDATMKLLRLPEVLKTTEQLGWSATSVVPLALILLACTLLYLVPRTSFLGAILLSAYLGGAVATHARIGAPFLSHTLFGVYVAIVMWGGLYLRDARLRCLV; from the coding sequence GTGGCCCACGAGCAGTCGATCGCCTTCACGCGAGCCGGTTACATCCTGACGGGACTGAGCGCGATCTTCTTCCTCATGGACGCAACGATGAAGCTCCTGCGTCTACCGGAAGTTTTGAAGACGACCGAGCAGCTCGGTTGGTCAGCGACGTCCGTCGTACCATTGGCACTCATATTGCTGGCCTGCACGCTTCTTTATCTGGTGCCGCGAACGAGCTTCCTCGGCGCTATTCTGCTATCGGCCTACCTCGGCGGCGCGGTGGCGACGCATGCGCGAATCGGCGCTCCGTTTCTGAGCCATACGCTATTTGGTGTCTACGTCGCCATCGTCATGTGGGGCGGCCTGTATCTGCGGGATGCCAGGTTGCGATGCCTGGTATAG